TAGAGAAATTATGCCAGCTTTGTAGATAAAAATTCTAAACCATTACTTTACAAAATGTAATATGCATGACTGGTAATTACAAGAAATACACTGTGCCGAAACAGATTACAGAGTCACGCGGCGCTCTAGACGGAAGGTGGCTGAATAAAGACACCTCTTAAAGGATAGTCCTTGGCAAATCAAATTCACGCATTCTTTAACGGATTACTCAACTATTCATCATAATTCTCTTGTCTCAATGGGATATTTAATAATAGCAACGCTGGGTAACTTGGTCATGGTTTATCGGCGGTACAGAAATAACTTGATGTATAAAGGCTCCCTCTTAACAAACTATAAAACACAGACATTTGTGGCTAATATTAATACTGATGAGCTCACCCATTTACAGGAACTAGGGATTCCCCTGAGGACACAGGCAAAGGGGGAATCACTGGTTTAATGTCCCCTTTATATGTTTCTGTACTTGTAGCTCTGTACCACCAGTACTGGATTAGGTTacatcaggggcggattggccatagaccttacagggagatTTCCCggagggccgatgcccagggggccgccggaGCCCTGCTCTCGGCCGCCcaatggaagtttttggggatgtattttgtgctgctggtggcagtattttgtgatggactgtggtattcgcctctgttggggtggtataatgtgccacaatatggtattgctggccctgccttccatcagtttggactcaactacaaaacagggccacttttagtattttttccagggtcactttgAATTCCCAGTTCGCCACTGGGTTAAATATAGCGTGCACagctaaaaaacaacaacaacactcTTACTAAAGGGGTTGCTCAGTGCCACAAAGTATTAAAATGAAAGGGTTGTGGGTGGATGTTGTTTGAAGTTGGCGTTTCTGTATGTTCATATTTCTGTgttatgaaaataataataaaagtgatctgaataaaaaaataaaaaaaaggtattaaaatagccaagactCTGCAGGAAATTTCCTGCTGTTTCCAGCCCTGCCTTCTTTAGCAatgatgcagccaatcactggccactgaACTATATGGCAGGTCATCGCTGCAGCCAAGTGAATACAAACTGGAGGTGAGGATTGGAGTTGCAGAGCTGGGACTAACTAGTGAGTATTGGGTCTTTTCTTTTTAATACTTAGTGATTTTCTAACTTAGACAACCcttttatttaaaatatatatacatattacttATTAAGTCACACATGAAAGAAAAATACACAATAACCAATATCtgtacagcttaaaggggttgtcccacgaaaaatattctagttttcaaaccagcacctggatctgaatacttttgtaattgcatgtcattaaaagtttagcatagccactgagttattcaataaaatgtatctgtatagcgccccctactgtctgttttttttcttatttctttgacctgctcagtgaggtggccgcacatgctcagtttcatccttcaactgcctcctgagctgtgataggcagagcatggacacgccccttgagctgcagcagaaaagacactcccctgagctgtcagcttgatataaatctagcagagcaataaatgaggagatctctggatccatgtgaggtacaggtctggttctagcagtgttaaaaagagattgccatggactatatgatgcccaatttttattttttacattaatcatgggataacccctttaaagctagggcgacatgtgtcacgcgacaataAGTTGCGCAACACAAAAGGTAAAACTACATTGCGACTTGTGCacttttttttgtaatgatagaaaATGGTGTCGCGCTGCGACATGCTGCAATTGCAATACAACAGTCGCACAAATATCCAACTTGGACTGTGTTGCAGTCggagcatgtcgcagtgcaacaactTTGACTATCATTAACAAAATTGTTGGGCGACAAATGCTgccctgtagccctagcctaaacagGTTCTCCGAGATCAGTATTCCCTTTTCTTATGGCCAGGCAAGGTtcggggattaaaaaaaaaaaaaagagactcacCGGTGACCAGCACTCCGGTCACGTATTGTGCTTGCACACATCACAGCTGAGGCCACTGATTGTCCGGCAGCAGTGACATGCAAGTAGACAGCATGTCACACTTCAATTCAGAGTGTAACAGGAGAAAGGAGATTGCCATTGTAACCGAGACACCAGTGACAGgtctattataattttttttattgcagcttGCCTACGGGTTcccagtcagagaacccctttatataTTAATGTACTGCAAACGTACACTAATTTATTTGAATAGAGCTGTGCTTACTCTGATGCACATAACTCAGCTGATCATTGGAGGACCCCCCgccaatcctaaggacaggtcatcaatactcAAGTaccagaaagcccctttaaaggaGCTGCTCCAAGATGATAGGTGATGTGTCTGATTAATCAGTCTGAACTCTGGCATCTCCACCGATCACGAGGGCCCTGTGTCCCTCATTTAAAGTCTATGGGACAGCCAAAGAGTAAAAATaaaggggatcatttattaagactggcattttagatacCGGACTTAATAATGGCcaaagctggcggtggatctggcgcctacctctacataacttcaggggATCCGCTGCCGCTTCTAAAGACTTCcttgccgtcttacatttagaccattttctacacctaaagcatgcgtagaaaatggtaaatcagacgcccacttttttagacctcgtgtgagcggggaaaagtttcAGATGGCGGTGCAAAGAACCTATTAGCGTATTTGTTGTTAGTACATGACCCCCAAAGTGCCTTTTTAATGCATaaatcataaataaataaatcatccttTCCAAGGAAGAGATGTTGAGTAGTTGTGGCCACATGGAAACTGCCAAGTAGATGTGCAGGCTTGAAGACCCAAGAAACTGATTCAACTATGAAACAACAGACTAATTGACAACTTAACAGAAGAAGACTActcaatgactttttttttatgggggTTGTTTGATTAGGAGAAACCCTATCCATATGGTGCATAAAGGCCCCTTTAATAAAAACTAGACGGATtggctctggatgcgttcagtgaaacttgcacaatttcgcaagcaagttttgtcagttttgtctgcgtttagtgtttcagttttttctgcgcgggtataatgagttttaatgtgtttttcacacgggtaaaaaaataaaaagaaggtttacaaacaacatctcttagcaaccatcagtgaaaaacgcattgcatctggatgcaatgcatttttcactgaagctccattcacttctatgggaccagggctgcatgaaaaatgcagaatatagaacatgctgcgattctcaagcaacgcagaactgatgcgtgaaagatAACACTCATGCGCACAGACCAATTGATGTGAAtgggcattgcacccgcgcggaaaacactcatgtgaaaggggcctaaagcacatgtaagggctctttcacacttgcgttgtccggatccggcgtgtactccatttgccggaattacacgccggatccggaaaaaagcaagtgaactgaaagcatttgaagatggatccgtcttcaaaatgcgttcactgttactatggcacccaggacgctattaaagtcctggttgccatagtagtagtggggagcgggggagcagtatacttacagtccgtgcggctcccggggcgctccagaatgacgtcagagcgccccatgcgcatggatgacgtgatccatgcgacacgtcatccatgagcgtggggcgccctgacgtcactctgaagcgcccggggagccgcacggacggtaagtatactgctcccccgctccccactacactttaccatggcaaccaggactttagcgtcctggaagccatggtaaccattcagaaaaagctaaacgtcggatccggcaatgcgccgaaacgacgtttagcttaaagggcttctgtcagcccactaaaccgtttttttttgtttaataataatccctatactgcgagctctgcatacataagtaaaattataattttcgttcagtagaatttgataaaacgctatttttataatatgtaaattaccttgctaccagcaattaGGGCgggtacttgctggtagcagccgcatcctccgaccctaatgatgccccctccgcattgtgattgacagggccagggaacggaatcgttctctgctggccctgcctgttttcattcaatatctggcgcctgcgccgcggccgtacctatcttcaatctgcgcaggcacactgagaggaggccactcactcggccgctcgctcctcaatgcgcctgcgccgggtgtagatgtgacgtcatcggtgcaggcgcattgaggatggagcggccgagtgagtgcgcgcctgcgcagattgaagataggtacggccgcggcacaggcgccagatattgaatgaaaacaggcagggccagcagagaacgattccgttccctggccctgtcaatcacaatgcggagggggcgtcattagggtcggaggatgcggctgctaccagcaagtagccgccctacttgctggtagcaaggtaatttacatattataaaaatagcgttttatcaaattctactgaacgaaaattattattttacttatgtatgcagagatcgcagtgtagggattattattaaaaaaaataaataaaaaaaaaacggtttagtgggctgacagaagccctttaaggccgaATCcggattaatgcatttcaatgggcattaattccggatccggccttgcggcaagtgttcaggctttttggccggagcaaaaagcgcagcatgctgcggtattttctccggccaaaaaacgttccggtccggaactgaagacatcctgaacggatttctctccattcagaatgcattaggataaaactgatcaggattcttccggcatagagccccgacgacggaactctatgccggaagaaaagaaagcaagtgtgaaagagccctaatagaaAGCAGCCCACCCACACTTTTCTCTTAAAtgggtattccagttgttagaGCTCTATTTTctggctttaaaggggtattatggttgttacaagttatcccctatccacaggataggagataactattagatcggtgggggtcctaccactgatcACGGAATGGCCAGAGGCACatgctatctccagaactcctatagaaatgaatggagcggctacttcgttcatttcagggggctgcagGGCATACGGGACAcccattctcgtgatcggtggggatctcagcagtaggacccccaccgatctaatagttatcctctatTCTCAGGCTAGGGGTTAACTTTAAACAACCAGAGTGCCCCTTTAAAGCCAGAGCAGAGAGCGGAGTAAATTTCCTTCTGCAGCACCTGCCATGTTTGTGCATTACATGGTCGACCCAATGACTGGCAGGTAATGAGGACTTGCCTGTGGTTCTCCTGCCCATAAAAGCTGATTGAGCAGGATTCACAGGAATCTGTCTCTTCCACGGCTACTAACAACATCTGCCAAGTCAGGTCCGTAAATTATTAATGCATTTATTTAGCAAACCAAAAGTTCGAAAACTCATTTATTAAGTGTTAATACATCTAACAAAAGGCTAGAAAATGGCCTCCAGGAGTGTTTTCTGAGAACATGGTGATTACAAATCAAGCTTGTTCATTCCTGAACATGGTAGGACACTTTattatacaaaaaatacaaatatatagtttAACACTGTAAACGTTTTAGAATTAACTATAATAAAATAGTGTTTGCTGTGATTTCCACGTGTAATTTCTCACAGAGAAATTATAAGATGGCTCTAAACAAGGTATCCAATACAACAATATAGAAAGACTAGGTTGGCGCAATGTCACCGGAACTTGCTCGCGCTTTCATTTTCCTCCGGGCCAAAGCTTCTTGTTTCTTCCTCTCAATCTCCTCCATAGAACATTTCTTATTGTGGTCTTCAGATACAAACACTGAAATAAAACAAAAAGCTCCTTCACATTAGTAAAACATTTTCTAATTTCTTCATTAAAATGTTTCTTTTTTCCTATTGGTACTTCTTTATATAAGACTTTATATCCTTTATATCAAGTTTAGTGTTGGTATTCCAAATAGtgtggatatgcaaatgagcctctaggcgcaacaggggcgttaccgttacacctagaggctctgctctcttggAACTGCCACTTTTATCGACAGGGACAGGTGTGATAATGATTTCACTGCCTGAGTGCTGggagcgcagcagttgcagagagagcggagcctctaggtgtaacagcaatgcccccgaggctcatttgcatatattaaaacgtccgttttcttagcaatgcgggcacatatgaacatgggactaacacagatgccttcagctgccaagtgcacatgtaacaggtcagccagtgtcataggtacaaatctgctgacagatgcccttcaagTAGCCGATTAGGAAGAGGGTGATTGAAGTCAGACAACTAGTGatcagatattgaagacctatcctgagtattttGGGAACGTGATTAGGACTTCGTAATGGACACTGCTTTGAGGCTGGAATATTATAATAAATTCTGCACGTTGGGCACTATGGTGTGATATACTGCTTGGTAAAAGTCCTGATTGCCAAAACACTTGTTTTTGGCTTATTCGCTCCAAATAAACTTGGTGGTGCCTTGGACTCTTCTTGTAAATTGAGAATGATCATTTGAGCAACACTGGTGATACCACTACGCTGGCACTACACCTTGGCCTTACTTGTAAacccacgtgtgtgtgtgtgactgcaaCATGCCACCATTGTTTGGTCATAACGTAGGGACAGTTCCTGCGAGTATGGTACCACTATTTGGAGAATTTTAAGCATTTCCTTAGCATTATAGCTCTGGACTGGGAACACAGGATTGTATTAAGGGTACAACTGTAGCCCCCATCACATAGCTATGATCAAAGTTTTGGATCCTAGTTTGGATTAGGGTTAGGTAGTCAGGTTATGCAAGGAAGAGGCTAAGTGAAAACACTAAAGCGCTTTATTACTGGTAAATGGGAGTAAAATATGCAATAACATATGTCTGATTAGCAACCACAGGTAGCATAGCATATACTTTTCAAATACACATACAGAATATATAACATATGGTCCTTCTTGGACCCATTTGCCATCCCCTTACCTTTAGAAGACTGTAGGGTGGACTCTGAAAGGTGCCTTTTTAATGTTGATTGCTGAGGATTGCTTACACTGTCAGAGTTAGATCGCACAAGTGTGTCCCTGTTACTCCTACTACCACCAAAAGTTTGAGAATGAAGACCATTATAACTGCTCCAGCTTCCAGCAACAGAGTGTGCTGTGTGAACAGATGTCACCTGGGATGGCTTTATCTTTGTAAATGAGAACTTAGAAGGAGCTGATGGGTTTGTTAAACTGCATGTAGTACCCAGAGACTTTCCTGGGTTCTGTGATTGAGGGCTAGTAACAACCGAGCTTTTACGCTCCCCTCCTGAAGGCACGGAACAGGATCTGCTTAAAGTCTGGTTGGACTTTTGTAAAGAACTGATTTTGAAAGCATTTAAGCAATTTCCACTGAAAGAGGCAGGCGAGACCCCTCTGTTGTTCAACTTATTTGTACCGAACGAGGAGCTTGCCGTAACATGGCTTCCATTTCTGTTTTGGTGACTGGCATTGGTTCCCTGTTTAGCAGGGATTTGGCAAGTTGTACTTGTTAACAGAGGAGTTTCCTTCTCAGGGTTTTCTCCAGTGGTTTCATAAGCTTGAGTTAATCTTTCAACGTCATCACAAACTTGATACAATAGATCATCAtcatcttccttctcttcccaCAGACTATCAGAATCACAAAACATATCGAGAACTTCATCGGAGAACTGGAGATCATCCCATTCGTCATGTGGGACAGAGTCTTTGTTAGCAGTCATCGTCCGAGTCTGTGGCACTGTCGGGGCACATGGTTTCTGGGAGGATTTCATCAAAGTGCTATTTGTTGCCGGTGCCAAGCTATGAACATTATTGCTTATCACTTGTCCTGCTGCATTTGTCTGAGGTTTCGAAGGCACGCGAGTTTGAGTActagaaaaggattttacattaTTTGTGTCTCTTGAACTGCCTTGTAATGAATTAACACTAGTCACTTCTTTGCTACGCAGGTTACTGGGTTTTGTCTCAGATCCAACATTTCCCTTCCTTGGCACAAACTTGTAATTACTAGTCttactgaaagaagaagaaatagCAGTGGACTTATCCTCCCCTCCTGCAAGGTGGGTGCTGCTCTGACCCAGTTTACTGGAAGGCATAGTATTTTTAGGGGTAGCAATAAGTTCGGGATTCTGAGTAACCTGCATGATAAAAGAGTCATCATCAAGGAGATCATGGCCCCAGTCATCCTCAAAATCATCTTGGCTGCTTGATACTGACTGGACGGTTTCCTTCTCCTTACCGTTATTTTGCTTGTGACATTTTTTCACACTCTGTAATTTGTTTGTGGAGATTTTTGAAGCTGAACTAGAGTGCTCTGACTTTTTAAGTTTTTCAGAACATTGTTCTTTTTTACTGTGCCCAATATCTTCATGGACATTGCTTCTCACATTTACTGGAGCTTTGTTCACACTGCTAATGGAAACATCTGATAAACCTTGGCTTAAACGTCCGCTGTACTTCTGCGTCGATGAATCAAACAGATCATTAAGGGCAGCTTCAACATCCTGGTCCACAGACCTTTGACTACTCCCCTGAGGTGCAGATCTCTGACTAACAGATTTCAGAACCAGATTCATCTCATCTTCTTCGGGGAGGTCTTCCAGGAACGAGTCTTCTTTGTTGTCCATAGCATTGCGTTCACTGAACATTTCATACTCAGAATTCGCCAGCTGCTCCTCATTCTGATCTTTTTGCTTCACCAGATTACTATCTAATTGCTTTGCCAATTTCATGAGTTCTTCTTCAGTTTGTAAAATCCTTGACCTGCAGTAATAAGCAAAAAAGTAAAGTAAGTAAACAAATTAAAATGTTCCCAATTCCCTATACTGAAGTCGGAACCCAAACTGTTATGGGTTTGTTCGCGAGTCTTCCCAACGTGTATTTTACAAGAGTATCTTGGCAAAAACCTGAGACTGATATTCTGATTTCTGCTATGGATGTGCCGAGGAGCCGCATGGAGATTAGCCACAATGAGGCTAATAAGCTGCTTTTCCATGCAGAATCCACAAAAAGGATAAACATGGTCACTCTCATTGTGGATGATCTTTTTCTGCACCTGATTTTTTCAAGGCCATGTAAATACTGGATATAAAATACCCTATGGATGTTAACAACTTTGATGAGGATTTAGGTGCGGAGTCCACATCCAACTGGTTATTCACATATCCGCCTTAAAAACCATCCATGTTGTAGCTGCAACAAACAGACAATTTTATTAAGTACTGCAGTAAGGTCTTATGCCCGTGTAGGAAACTGGCTTAATGACTGCAGGGGGGAATTGTCTCCAGGTCCGTGTTCCATGAAGCAGGGCCAAGAACAGGACAAAACGGCGGTGTAAATACCAACACTTGGCTCAATGGGTTAGTGTGCAGCCTGTATGCAGTGACCTGTGTATACGGACCAAAAATATGGCTGTGTGGATAGGCCATAAATCCTCAGCAAATTCTGAATATGTGAGTGAGTCCTTATTGTTCTCAATGGAAGCAGCCCAGTAAGTGCTTTATTCTATTTATATGTCATAAATAGGGATAATTCAGCTTAACCCCTTCAGATCTGCTCGTTGACTATAAAACGTTCGGGTAGTGGTTGTttatccattcagagatcgcagctacaCGCTAATGGTGCAGCTGCTGTGTTAGGGGCCCGCTATCAGTGAGCAGGGCACCCcagggagaaggcagggacagttcccaggtgtccctgtctTCTAGATTGCTGCATACATAGCGCTCaacgcttcaaaactgctattattgtgttaaagtgaactaaataaaaaagtagatatattaggtattgccgcgtccgtaacaatctgctctataaaaatatcacatgacctaacccttcaggtgaacaccgtaaaaaaataaaaacagtgccaaaaaaagctattttttgtcatacaTCACAAAAATAGCAATAcgaagcgattaaaaaggcgtatgccccccaacatagtaccaatcaaaccgtcgcctcatcccgcaaaaaatgagaccctacctaagacaatcggtcaaaaaataaaaaaactatgacttttagactatggagacacgaaaatatgattttttgcttcaaaacaggtattattgtgttaaagtgaactaAATaagaagtatatatattaggtattgtcgcgtcagtaacaacctgctctataaaaatatcacatgacctaccccctcaggtgaacactgtaaaaaaataaaaataaaaacagtgccaaaaaagcaattttttgtcacttaacatcacataaagtgcaacaccaagtgatcaaaatggtGTTTGCcacccaaaatagtagcaatcaaactgtcacctcatccctcaaaaaatttgatcctaactaagacaatcgaaaaataaaaaagctatcgctctcagactttggagacactaaaacataatttttttggtttaaaaattgctattattgtgtaaaacttaattaaatgagaaaaagtatacatattaggtattgccacgtccgtaacaatctgctctataaaaatgtcacatgacctaacccctcatgtgaacgctgtaaaaataaataaataaaaactgtgctaaaacaaactattttttggtcaccttgccccataaagtgttataatgaatgatcaaaatatcatatgtacccaaaaatggtaccaataaaaatgtcaactcttccttcaaaaaacaAGCTCCTGCACAAGGCAatctgcagaaaaataaaaaaatatggcgttcagaaaatgaagacacaaaaacataatttttttttcaaaaatgctttatgtaaaactgaaacaaagaaagaaagtagacatatttaataTTATTGcaaccgtaacaacctgctctataaaaatagcaagtgatctaccctgtcaggtgaatgttgtaaaaaataaaaacagtgcaatttattggttaccttgcctctcaaaattttttagatagagcaattaaaaatcatatgtaccccaaaatagtaccaataaaactggctccttatcccctagtttccaaaatggggtcactttttaggggagtttctactgtaatggtgcatcaggggtgcttcaaatgggacatcgcatctaaaaaccagttcagcaaaatctgccttccaaaaaccatatggtgctccttttcttctgcgccctgccgtgtgcccttacatcagtttacgaccacatgtggggtgttcatgtaaaccgcagaaccagggtaataaatatttcgTTTTGTTTGACTGTGAACCCTCaaagtgttaaataaaaaaattgattaaaatggaaaatctgccaaaaagtgaaatttagaaaacaATAATAACtattaccggtaattgtttttcttgaaacccaTGACTGCACCCATGCGACCAAGAACTCCCAACAAGGACAGGAAACCTAAAGAGATAAaatggttcacacccccaccacacctcagtgattCTAAAAAACAGACCTCCGGAGGCGTGCCAACCACCAAGAACAAAAAGGTTGAAAACAGAAACCAACAAAGTGGTAAAGAAGAGAACCAATCTCATGGatttcaagaaaaacaattacaggtaagagtaattattgttttcccctcacccatgatggCACCCATGCACGAATAAACTATAAGGTAAAgaaattgggaggggggggggggctacagcTTGTAGCACTTTTCTCCCAAAGGCTGCATCTGAGTCAAGATGCAGTCTGTAATGTCTAAAAAAGGTATGGGGAGAGCTCCAAGTAGCAGCTTTGCATATCTGGGCTAGAGAAGCATCCGCTCTCTACGCCCAAGAGGTTGCCACAGATCTGGTGGAATAAGCCCCGAAGGAGAAGTCAGGTTAAGGGATGAATAAGCCAGGGAAATAGAATTCTTTACCCATCTAGCAATAACACTATCAGAGACTTTGCAACCTCTAGCTTTACCCAAAAACTGAATAGGGAGATTCTCATCTATTCTCCAAGATGAAGTGGAGTCTAGGTAAAATACTAAACACCTACTGACATCCAGGCAATTGAATCTTTCTTCCAACATATTGGTTGGACTTGGACAGAAGGAGGGAAGAATCACATCCTGACTTCTATGAAAATCGGAGACCACCTTAAGCTGAAATGATGGAAGCAGTCTAATAATCACCTTGACCTCTAAAATGGTAGTATAGGGAGGAAAGGCAGAGAAAGCCTGAATTTCTGAAACCCATCAGCAGATGTTATAGCTAAAAGAAAGGCCATTTTGAAAGTAAGCATTTTAATAGAAATATCACTTACTGGTTCAAACGGCTGTTGCAATAGGGCCAAAGGGACAGTATTCAAATCCCAGGGGGGAGACAAGGGTCTTAAAGAAGGGTGCATTCTTGATGCTGCAGACAAGAATCTTTTAATCCATGGATGATCTGCTAATCTGGAATcaaagaaataacttaaagcagcTACCTGGACTTTCAATGTAGATGCTTTAAgattcctatctagccctgcttgcAAAAACTCTAGGATATTTGGTATTTCAGGAGACTTAAAGGGGTCTGGGCTATGTCCTAAGAAGGCTGAAAAAACATTCCAAACTTTGTTATATTTTCTTGAGGTAACCACCTTCCTACTCTTCAGCATAGTGGAGATTACTTTGGCGGATAATCCCCTTCTAGACCAAAGTTCCCTTTCAAAATTCACACCGAGAGATGGAGAATTTCTGGGCTGGGATGGACTAGCGGACCCTGGTACAGCAGATCCTCTTTCAACGGAAGGGGCCACGGAGGCTCT
The sequence above is a segment of the Bufo bufo chromosome 4, aBufBuf1.1, whole genome shotgun sequence genome. Coding sequences within it:
- the ETAA1 gene encoding ewing's tumor-associated antigen 1 yields the protein MTSRRRQPGDRSRLTCEDGDRGERKVPKERAGDSDRETPKKPSKKASRTRRSGSSRLCSQTSSCVAPTEEELFSNKKTPRQYPRSKLWTSTFNSPSNDADQQQDIFWDPHSPTTYKLENGKRKLAANKCTVDISDIVNRIAPKNEKPSNSEAAYLGIWIGDDAIPCTPLVARSKTKIQRSRILQTEEELMKLAKQLDSNLVKQKDQNEEQLANSEYEMFSERNAMDNKEDSFLEDLPEEDEMNLVLKSVSQRSAPQGSSQRSVDQDVEAALNDLFDSSTQKYSGRLSQGLSDVSISSVNKAPVNVRSNVHEDIGHSKKEQCSEKLKKSEHSSSASKISTNKLQSVKKCHKQNNGKEKETVQSVSSSQDDFEDDWGHDLLDDDSFIMQVTQNPELIATPKNTMPSSKLGQSSTHLAGGEDKSTAISSSFSKTSNYKFVPRKGNVGSETKPSNLRSKEVTSVNSLQGSSRDTNNVKSFSSTQTRVPSKPQTNAAGQVISNNVHSLAPATNSTLMKSSQKPCAPTVPQTRTMTANKDSVPHDEWDDLQFSDEVLDMFCDSDSLWEEKEDDDDLLYQVCDDVERLTQAYETTGENPEKETPLLTSTTCQIPAKQGTNASHQNRNGSHVTASSSFGTNKLNNRGVSPASFSGNCLNAFKISSLQKSNQTLSRSCSVPSGGERKSSVVTSPQSQNPGKSLGTTCSLTNPSAPSKFSFTKIKPSQVTSVHTAHSVAGSWSSYNGLHSQTFGGSRSNRDTLVRSNSDSVSNPQQSTLKRHLSESTLQSSKVFVSEDHNKKCSMEEIERKKQEALARRKMKARASSGDIAPT